One Spinacia oleracea cultivar Varoflay chromosome 4, BTI_SOV_V1, whole genome shotgun sequence DNA segment encodes these proteins:
- the LOC110782746 gene encoding NAD-dependent protein deacetylase SRT1 isoform X1 — translation MSLGYAEKLSYIEDVGNVGMAEFFESPNILQEKVEQLASMIRKSKHMVVFTGAGISTSCGIPDFRGPKGIWTLQREGKALPKAALPFNRAMPSITHMALVELERASLLKFVISQNVDGLHIRSGLPREKLAELHGDSFLEICPSCGAEYVRDFEVETIGLKETSRRCSDAACGARLRDTVLDWEDALPQKEMDAAEKHCRMADLVLCLGTSLQITPACNLPLKCLRGGGKIVIVNLQKTPKDKKASLVIRGLVDKVIAGVMESLILHINPFVRIDLFQIFLSQAASSDKRYMNWNLKVESVHGHRAPLPFVKSVEVTFVDRQDLKAAVLDKQPFVLKRRFVRMVEPFEVVLKINFIDNCRCRYAQIKIPVNFKISRKCPEYDKEAIFQNLREAAMQDSLCGQYEVIERKAKLSPKNDTTVYAIVTNIATYDKVEDVKIKSERLMMMSSTSSETDNKPLRFLLKRKSRLTGNIPETTNKQLKLVQPKSKL, via the exons ATGTCTTTGGGGTACGCAGAGAAGCTTTCCTACATTGAAGATGTGGGCAATGTTGGGATGGCTGAATTTTTCGAATCACCTAACATTTTGCAAGAAAAA GTAGAACAACTTGCGAGTATGATTCGAAAG AGTAAGCATATGGTTGTATTTACAGGTGCTGGTATATCTACTTCTTGTGGTATCCCTGATTTTCGAGGTCCCAAGGGCATCTGGACACTTCAG CGTGAAGGTAAGGCCTTGCCCAAAGCAGCTTTGCCTTTCAATCGAGCAATGCCTAGTATAACCCATATGGCTCTTGTTGAGCTAGAGAGAGCTAGTCTCCTCAAGTTCGTTATTAGTCAG AATGTTGATGGTCTCCATATACGGTCCGGGCTACCACGAGAAAAACTTGCAGAGTTGCATGGGGACTCCTTTCTGGAAATTTGCCCATCTTGTGGAGCTGA ATATGTACGAGATTTTGAGGTTGAAACGATTGGATTGAAGGAAACATCACGACGTTGTTCTGATGCAGCTTGTGGTGCAAGATTAAGGGATACTGTTCTTGACTGGGAG GATGCATTGCCTCAAAAGGAGATGGATGCCGCTGAAAAGCACTGTAGAATGGCTGATCTTGTATTGTGTTTAGGGACAAG TTTGCAGATTACCCCTGCTTGCAACCTGCCTCTCAAATGTCTTCGTGGCGGAGGGAAGATTGTCATTGTGAATCTTCAG AAAACTCCAAAGGATAAGAAAGCAAGCCTCGTGATCCGTGGGCTTGTAGACAAG GTGATTGCTGGTGTCATGGAAAGTCTTATTCTACACATAAATCCATTTGTTAGGATAGACCTTTTCCAGATTTTTCTTAGTCAAGCTGCGAGTTCAG ATAAAAGATACATGAACTGGAACCTTAAGGTTGAAAGCGTGCATGGACACAGAGCTCCGTTGCCATTCGTTAAAAGTGTTGAG GTCACCTTCGTAGACAGACAAGATCTGAAAGCTGCTGTGTTAGACAAGCAGCCATTTGTGCTTAAAAG GAGGTTTGTGAGGATGGTGGAACCGTTTGAGGTGGTATTGAAAATCAACTTCATTGATAACTGCAGATGTCGCTATGCACAGATTAAAATCCCCGTCAATTTCAAA ATTTCAAGGAAATGTCCTGAATATGACAAGGAAGCCATATTTCAAAACTTAAGAGAGGCAGCGATGCAAGATTCTCTCTGTGGGCAGTACGAGGTTATAGAGAGAAAGGCGAAGTTATCCCCGAAAAACGACACAACAGTATACGCCATCGTGACCAACATCGCTACCTACGATAAAGTTGAAGATGTGAAAATAAAGAGCGAAaggttgatgatgatgagtagCACAAGTTCAGAAACTGATAACAAGCCACTCAGATTTCTTCTGAAAAGGAAAAGTAGGCTCACAGGTAACATCCCTGAAACTACTAACAAGCAACTAAAACTTGTTCAACCTAAAAGTAAGCTGTAA
- the LOC110782746 gene encoding NAD-dependent protein deacetylase SRT1 isoform X2: MIRKSKHMVVFTGAGISTSCGIPDFRGPKGIWTLQREGKALPKAALPFNRAMPSITHMALVELERASLLKFVISQNVDGLHIRSGLPREKLAELHGDSFLEICPSCGAEYVRDFEVETIGLKETSRRCSDAACGARLRDTVLDWEDALPQKEMDAAEKHCRMADLVLCLGTSLQITPACNLPLKCLRGGGKIVIVNLQKTPKDKKASLVIRGLVDKVIAGVMESLILHINPFVRIDLFQIFLSQAASSDKRYMNWNLKVESVHGHRAPLPFVKSVEVTFVDRQDLKAAVLDKQPFVLKRRFVRMVEPFEVVLKINFIDNCRCRYAQIKIPVNFKISRKCPEYDKEAIFQNLREAAMQDSLCGQYEVIERKAKLSPKNDTTVYAIVTNIATYDKVEDVKIKSERLMMMSSTSSETDNKPLRFLLKRKSRLTGNIPETTNKQLKLVQPKSKL; encoded by the exons ATGATTCGAAAG AGTAAGCATATGGTTGTATTTACAGGTGCTGGTATATCTACTTCTTGTGGTATCCCTGATTTTCGAGGTCCCAAGGGCATCTGGACACTTCAG CGTGAAGGTAAGGCCTTGCCCAAAGCAGCTTTGCCTTTCAATCGAGCAATGCCTAGTATAACCCATATGGCTCTTGTTGAGCTAGAGAGAGCTAGTCTCCTCAAGTTCGTTATTAGTCAG AATGTTGATGGTCTCCATATACGGTCCGGGCTACCACGAGAAAAACTTGCAGAGTTGCATGGGGACTCCTTTCTGGAAATTTGCCCATCTTGTGGAGCTGA ATATGTACGAGATTTTGAGGTTGAAACGATTGGATTGAAGGAAACATCACGACGTTGTTCTGATGCAGCTTGTGGTGCAAGATTAAGGGATACTGTTCTTGACTGGGAG GATGCATTGCCTCAAAAGGAGATGGATGCCGCTGAAAAGCACTGTAGAATGGCTGATCTTGTATTGTGTTTAGGGACAAG TTTGCAGATTACCCCTGCTTGCAACCTGCCTCTCAAATGTCTTCGTGGCGGAGGGAAGATTGTCATTGTGAATCTTCAG AAAACTCCAAAGGATAAGAAAGCAAGCCTCGTGATCCGTGGGCTTGTAGACAAG GTGATTGCTGGTGTCATGGAAAGTCTTATTCTACACATAAATCCATTTGTTAGGATAGACCTTTTCCAGATTTTTCTTAGTCAAGCTGCGAGTTCAG ATAAAAGATACATGAACTGGAACCTTAAGGTTGAAAGCGTGCATGGACACAGAGCTCCGTTGCCATTCGTTAAAAGTGTTGAG GTCACCTTCGTAGACAGACAAGATCTGAAAGCTGCTGTGTTAGACAAGCAGCCATTTGTGCTTAAAAG GAGGTTTGTGAGGATGGTGGAACCGTTTGAGGTGGTATTGAAAATCAACTTCATTGATAACTGCAGATGTCGCTATGCACAGATTAAAATCCCCGTCAATTTCAAA ATTTCAAGGAAATGTCCTGAATATGACAAGGAAGCCATATTTCAAAACTTAAGAGAGGCAGCGATGCAAGATTCTCTCTGTGGGCAGTACGAGGTTATAGAGAGAAAGGCGAAGTTATCCCCGAAAAACGACACAACAGTATACGCCATCGTGACCAACATCGCTACCTACGATAAAGTTGAAGATGTGAAAATAAAGAGCGAAaggttgatgatgatgagtagCACAAGTTCAGAAACTGATAACAAGCCACTCAGATTTCTTCTGAAAAGGAAAAGTAGGCTCACAGGTAACATCCCTGAAACTACTAACAAGCAACTAAAACTTGTTCAACCTAAAAGTAAGCTGTAA
- the LOC110782747 gene encoding feruloyl CoA ortho-hydroxylase F6H1-3, whose protein sequence is MAKIPLICLENINEYVLNQGHGVKGLADMGVKCLPKQYIHPQEERFFTSNNDGTGEDGSIPIIDMSNLGDHTMETLICNAAEKWGFFQIINHGVPLKVLEDVKVATYRFFELSAEEKSKYLKENSPTSCVRYGTSFVPQVERALEWKDYLSLLFVSEEEALALWPLACRAEALEYMKSSENVIRNLVKILMKGLNIHDIDIDIDIDEKKESLIMGAKRINLNYYPKCPNPELTVGVGRHSDVSTLTVLLQDDVGGLYVRGSGAEAESWIHVAPMKGALVINIGDALEILSNGKYKSVEHRVTANGRNNRVSIPIFVNPNPNLIIAPLQELIDRGEMPKYRELLYLDYVNYFFQKPHDGKATIEFAKLFN, encoded by the exons atggcaAAAATACCATTAATATGTCTTGAAAATATCAATGAATATGTCTTAAACCAAGGACATGGTGTTAAGGGTCTAGCTGATATGGGCGTTAAGTGTTTGCCTAAACAATATATCCATCCACAAGAAGAGAGGTTTTTTACTAGCAACAACGATGGTACTGGTGAAGATGGTTCCATCCCCATTATCGACATGTCGAATTTAGGTGACCATACAATggaaaccctaatttgtaaTGCTGCAGAAAAATGGGGatttttccaaattattaaccATGGGGTGCCTCTTAAAGTGTTAGAGGATGTTAAGGTTGCGACGTATCGGTTTTTCGAGTTGTCTGCCGAGGAGAAGAGCAAGTATTTGAAGGAGAATTCTCCTACAAGTTGTGTGAGATATGGCACTAGCTTTGTTCCTCAAGTTGAGAGGGCTTTGGAGTGGAAGGATTACCTTAGCCTCCTTTTTGTTTCTGAGGAGGAAGCCCTTGCTCTTTGGCCTCTTGCATGCAG GGCTGAAGCATTGGAATATATGAAAAGCTCTGAAAATGTCATAAGGAATCTAGTTAAGATCCTAATGAAGGGATTAAACATCCatgatattgatattgatattgatattgatgagaaaaaagAATCCCTAATAATGGGTGCGAAAAGAATCAATCTAAACTATTATCCAAAATGCCCTAATCCAGAGTTAACAGTTGGAGTAGGGCGACATTCGGATGTATCAACCCTAACCGTACTTCTCCAAGACGACGTGGGCGGGCTATATGTTCGAGGGTCCGGGGCCGAAGCCGAGAGTTGGATTCATGTAGCTCCTATGAAAGGAGCACTTGTAATCAATATAGGAGATGCACTTGAAATACTTAGCAATGGTAAGTATAAGAGTGTGGAACATCGTGTGACTGCGAATGGACGTAACAATAGAGTTTCGATACCAATATTTGTGAATCCAAACCCAAATCTTATAATTGCTCCACTCCAAGAGTTGATAGATAGAGGAGAGATGCCCAAATATAGAGAGCTTCTTTACTTGGATTATGTCAACTACTTCTTTCAAAAGCCTCATGATGGTAAAGCCACCATCGAATTTGCTAAgcttttcaattaa
- the LOC110782577 gene encoding nuclear transcription factor Y subunit B-3-like, with product MEGQSSINKSNLKMFNFSKASKSTAWSSNTGMDVEAVGNESPVCRRRVGRPPVHPSSPIEYREQDRYMPIANVVRLMRQSLPSHARISDEAKETIQECVTEFISFISDEANDMCKADKRKVITAGDLVSAMSRLGFRNYAHSLSVYLKRYRQLEGKYHSRSQTPLYATDAYSGGGVVSGGFSNDNKDGVQEVVSFHPFVEFK from the exons atggAGGGTCAAAGTTCAATTAACAAGAGCAACCTCAAAATGTTCAACTTTTCAAAAGCATCAAAATCAACGg caTGGTCAAGCAATACTGGAATGGACGTAGAAGCTGTTGGAAATGAGTCTCCTGTTTGTAGGAGAAGAGTCGGTCGCCCCCCAGTCCACCCATCATCTCCAATTGAATATCGCGAACAAGATCGTTATATGCCCATCGCCAATGTTGTCCGTCTGATGCGACAAAGTCTCCCCTCTCACGCTAGGATATCCGATGAAGCTAAAGAAACAATCCAAGAATGTGTTACAGAGTTTATTAGCTTCATATCTGATGAGGCCAATGATATGTGTAAAGCTGACAAACGTAAAGTCATCACGGCTGGTGACTTGGTGTCAGCCATGTCTAGGTTAGGGTTTAGAAATTATGCTCATTCACTTTCAGTCTACCTTAAGAGGTATCGCCAGTTGGAGGGAAAATATCACTCCCGCTCCCAGACCCCACTATATGCAACCGATGCATATAGTGGGGGTGGGGTAGTAAGTGGAGGTTTTAGTAATGATAATAAGGATGGTGTTCAAGAGGTAGTGTCTTTTCATCCTTTTGTTGAGTTCAAGTGA
- the LOC110782748 gene encoding uncharacterized protein, which yields MATKEEKLFVQIFDRKREIIDKLKHLRQLRTQHLLSKVLIEDISPPPWLLNSNSQTSTSDLTALNREELISGLLLPRPGPFASYPSGPCLLYDKPVLSAANSGIPDETCAGNCASSNGFDEDGPGVAPVSRFDDTEDTAGIIPSCQVDGTEDAADIAPLPHVDDSVDTFNYVPMSPPEDQTDKSNAYKPEQSLVKIQRSRSRQKALELRNSAKTSAKSRLGMENSNICRNDEQLGLRRSLELAEPSALPTEICSNEKVAIGNCLNKELSADGYAGFLAQSTGFAPEICSKEEVATGYHSDKKKFFDTSGGSFTHSTVHEGNEVELADNQMIEECSNIYGGRFTRSGSSVEGAHSLNKRTMDVCVAPMTRSKSFQGAHPLNKKNVDVCVGPIMRSESVEGAHPLNKKSMDVCVSRIVRSKSGLTQQVESSIGNSIKAHSGIFMRSKSRAEEAERFQRSMSKKVSVKPKQLDFDEVEERKFLGNLPDHLPGPISLDTLEERTRAHTINTPSSLPGAVSIGAYPQSLAYKTLEVPGSEIAHALSKSDKISGQTLILQDCVGGLQSSLDAEATEVAQLSPDQTPVGLLVPVTDFAPTVTRDEAKADSAQSAKIVKLGSLSTSAAVRASSSSHGKQAGDSELCELRAEVNMLQAFNYSNALDGSWPCYKRRKIDYQNPNKSCSPTLRVNSFRAISENIPDRCDWGEKENIHPVSQKSINSHNSGAALSECTILAKETGQSVSSSTSKEHSLTHQVECGKDKVSLGRISIASTCKHLKLSESDVSNVNRSITAEPSDLLPKDEKVKANAFSAASCSEMVSGGLVYGQDLVNGDAAVELVDTKMIVDQRKSHQSVHDFKLSIGSPLMEFMNVAEADQTIPELERFVIGDNTVDEQSSGKEIFHEEAPFLYKKVDRTSLPEVFCNSATLSTPVSPFPSGCKSYLPPGIYSSVPNGLLENIDIQCNLLHSGSALFGKSHSDIFSFPNRQYVWDIKKPFLSPVGRGYEGATSKSGGSDKLGSSNLELTCFPILEDPESGEEDVNDAVNSSMKKSSSTMNNSADREPYFDITAEYASSLVPNHADERGSLESVSVEDTRTVSSTRSGGNKESLCDKVMQNETTLAPDYVDERCSLGSVCTEIRTREMRNESKKSSMSQRKYRQTRLEKENKGFSVGTYSSKKHSKPLSNRFSKQISSENSSLRTRGQSFSEKGQKCKNIVSNIKSFVPLVQQKQAAAVLPEKRDVKVKALQAAEAAKRAAEIRENERKQKKEAMKLERARAEQENMKEMELKRKLKEEHKKKREAETAAKKRQREEEEKNLKERKKQRVEEARLQHKQAEENLKAWKEESRCAAEEERANLRKDLNEKIEKKLEKGYEREDSENPMNYTVVVGSDRREADDGRSTLIDHKMPTVSSATGKVGNVEVAESSTPNIVKNDKPDHRTSAPQSYDISPYQCSDDEEEAMDEIPNKKFVPTWASKSCVALALSSLQHVDPNVIFPPGSFCSLEKVLLPRRILQK from the exons ATGGCGACGAAGGAGGAGAAGCTCTTTGTGCAGATCTTCGATCGAAAGAGGGAGATAATCGACAAATTGAAGCACCTTAGGCAACTTCGCACACAGCACCTTCTTTCCAAGGTCCTAATTGAAGACATTTCTCCTCCTCCTTGGCTCCTCAATTCCAATTCTCAAACTTCAACCTCGGATCTCACTG CGTTAAATAGGGAAGAGCTGATTTCAGGACTATTGCTTCCAAGACCTGGACCTTTTGCCTCTTATCCTAGTGGTCCTTGCCTTTTATATGATAAGCCGGTTCTAAGCGCGGCTAATAGTGGCATACCAGATGAAACTTGTGCTGGAAACTGTGCCTCTAGCAATGGTTTTGATGAAGACGGGCCTGGTGTTGCTCCTGTGAGTCGGTTTGATGACACTGAAGATACGGCTGGTATTATTCCTTCGTGTCAGGTTGATGGCACTGAAGACGCAGCTGACATTGCTCCTTTGCCTCATGTTGATGACAGTGTGGACACATTTAATTATGTCCCTATGTCTCCTCCCGAAGATCAGACTGATAAATCTAATGCTTATAAACCTGAACAGTCGCTAGTAAAAATACAGAGATCCAGATCCCGTCAAAAGGCACTGGAGCTTCGGAATAGTGCAAAAACAAGTGCGAAAAGCCGTTTAGGGATGGAGAACAGCAATATATGTAGAAACGATGAACAACTTGGTTTGAGAAGATCTCTTGAATTAGCTGAGCCTTCTGCATTACCTACTGAAATTTGCTCCAACGAAAAAGTAGCAATTGGGAATTGCTTAAACAAGGAGTTGAGTGCCGACGGGTATGCTGGCTTTTTGGCACAATCTACAGGATTTGCTCCCGAAATTTGCTCCAAGGAGGAAGTGGCAACCGGGTATCATTCAGACAAGAAGAAATTTTTTGATACTTCCGGAGGTTCTTTTACACATTCAACAGTTCATGAGGGAAATGAAGTAGAATTGGCAGACAATCAGATGATTGAAGAATGCAGCAATATTTATGGTGGTAGGTTTACTAGATCTGGATCTTCCGTTGAGGGAGCTCACTCTCTTAATAAAAGGACCATGGATGTTTGTGTTGCTCCAATGACAAGATCTAAAAGTTTTCAAGGAGCTCACCCTCTTAATAAAAAGAATGTGGATGTTTGTGTTGGTCCAATAATGAGATCCGAAAGTGTCGAGGGAGCTCACCCTCTTAATAAAAAGAGCATGGATGTTTGTGTTAGTCGAATAGTGAGATCCAAAAGTGGCTTGACACAGCAGGTGGAATCATCCATTGGGAATAGCATCAAGGCTCACAGTGGTATCTTTATGAGATCCAAAAGTCGAGCTGAAGAAGCAGAAAGGTTTCAGAGAAGCATGTCTAAGAAAGTGTCTGTAAAACCCAAGCAACTTGATTTTGATGAAGTTGAAGAAAGAAAATTTTTGGGCAACCTTCCCGATCATTTGCCAGGACCTATTAGTCTGGATACATTAGAAGAGAGAACCAGAGCTCACACAATCAACACGCCTAGCTCTCTTCCTGGCGCAGTCTCTATTGGAGCATATCCTCAGTCATTAGCATACAAAACCCTTGAGGTTCCAGGTAGTGAAATAGCTCATGCTTTGTCTAAAAGTGACAAAATATCCGGACAGACTTTGATCTTGCAAGATTGTGTGGGTGGTTTGCAATCTTCTTTGGATGCTGAGGCTACAGAAGTTGCTCAATTGAGTCCTGACCAAACTCCAGTTGGATTATTGGTACCAGTGACTGATTTTGCTCCTACAGTTACTAGAGATGAAGCCAAAGCTGATTCTGCTCAGTCAGCCAAGATAGTGAAATTGGGGAGCCTTTCTACAAGTGCTGCTGTACGAGCTTCCTCCTCAAGCCATGGGAAGCAGGCTGGTGATTCTGAACTATGTGAGCTTAGAGCTGAAGTAAACATGCTCCAAGCCTTCAATTATAGCAATGCCTTAGATGGTTCTTGGCCATGTTATAAGCGGAGGAAAATTGATTATCAGAACCCCAACAAATCTTGCAGCCCAACTTTGAGGGTAAATTCCTTTAGGGCTATCAGTGAAAACATTCCAGATAGATGTGATTGGGGTGAGAAGGAAAACATTCATCCCGTATCCCAGAAATCTATTAATTCTCATAATTCAGGTGCTGCTTTATCAGAGTGTACTATTCTTGCCAAAGAGACTGGTCAGAGTGTCTCTTCTTCAACGAGTAAGGAGCATTCGTTGACTCATCAGGTGGAGTGTGGAAAG GATAAAGTTAGCCTAGGGAGAATTTCTATAGCCTCCACATGTAAACACCTAAAACTATCGGAATCTGATGTTTCAAATGTGAATCGAAGTATAACTGCAGAGCCGTCAGATTTATTGCCCAAGGATGAAAAAGTGAAAGCAAATGCATTCAGTGCTGCATCTTGCAGTGAAATGGTGTCTGGTGGCTTGGTGTACGGTCAAGATCTGGTGAATGGTGATGCTGCAGTGGAGTTGGTGGATACTAAAATGATTGTGGATCAAAGAAAATCTCATCAGAGTGTGCATGACTTTAAACTATCTATTGGTTCTCCCCTCATGGAATTTATGAATGTAGCTGAAGCCGATCAGACTATTCCGGAGCTTGAGCGCTTTGTTATAGGTGACAACACAGTTGATGAACAAAGTTCTGGAAAGGAAATTTTCCACGAAGAAGCTCCCTTTCTTTATAAAAAAGTGGACAGGACCAGCTTGCCTGAGGTATTTTGTAATTCTGCAACTTTGAGCACCCCCGTATCCCCCTTTCCTTCTGGCTGTAAATCGTACTTACCACCAGGTATATACTCCTCAGTACCTAACGGGCTGCTGGAGAACATTGACATACAATGTAACTTGCTGCACAGTGGAAGTGCTTTATTTGGGAAGTCTCATTCCgatatattttcttttcctaatcgCCAATATGTGTGGGATATAAAGAAACCTTTTCTGTCACCGGTTGGGAGGGGCTATGAAGGCGCCACATCAAAATCTGGTGGTTCAGATAAGCTTGGTAGCAGTAATCTAGAGCTCACTTGCTTCCCCATTCTGGAGGATCCTGAAAGTGGTGAGGAAGATGTGAATGATGCTGTTAACTCCAGTATGAAGAAGTCTTCATCAACTATGAATAATAGTGCTGATAGAGAACCATATTTTGATATTACTGCAGAGTATGCTAGCTCTCTGGTTCCAAATCATGCAGATGAGAGAGGTAGTTTAGAATCTGTGAGCGTAGAGGATACGAGGACTGTGTCAAGTACTAGAAGTGGTGGCAACAAGGAATCACTTTGTGATAAAGTTATGCAGAATGAAACTACTCTGGCTCCAGATTATGTAGACGAGAGATGCAGTCTAGGATCGGTATGCACAGAAATCAGAACTCGTGAGATGCGTAATGAAAGCAAGAAGAGTAGCATGAGTCAGAGGAAATACAGGCAGACCAGGTTGGAGAAGGAGAACAAGGGCTTTTCAGTTGGTACTTACAGCAGTAAAAAGCACTCAAAACCACTCAGTAACAGGTTCAGCAAACAAATATCATCAGAAAATTCAAGTTTAAGAACTAGAGGGCAAAGTTTTTCAGAAAAGGGACAAAAATGCAAAAATATTGTGTCCAACATAAAATCCTTTGTCCCACTTGTTCAACAAAAACAAGCAGCTGCAGTTCTACCTG AAAAGAGAGATGTAAAAGTCAAGGCCCTCCAAGCTGCAGAAGCTGCCAAACGCGCTGCTGaaataagagaaaatgaacGCAAGCAGAAAAAAGAAGCGATGAAGCTTGAACGAGCAAGAGCGGAGCAAGAAAATATGAAGGAAATGGAGcttaaaagaaaattaaaagaggaacataaaaagaaaagagaggCTGAAACCGCAGCTAAGAAACGacagagagaagaagaagaaaagaacttaaaggaaaggaaaaaacagCGTGTTGAAGAGGCAAGGTTGCAGCACAAGCAAGCAGAGGAGAACCTTAAAGCTTGGAAAGAGGAATCGAGATGTGCAGCAGAG GAAGAAAGAGCTAATCTGAGAAAGGACTTAAAtgagaaaatagaaaagaaactTGAGAAAGGATATGAAAGAGAAGATTCAGAGAACCCAATGAATTATACGGTCGTGGTTGGAAGTGATAGAAGAGAAGCTGATGATGGACGTTCAACCTTAATTGATCACAAGATGCCAACGGTATCTTCCGCCACTGGAAAG GTTGGTAACGTGGAAGTTGCTGAAAGTTCAACGCCTAATATTGTAAAAAATGATAAGCCAGATCATCGAACTAGCGCACCACAGTCATATGATATATCACCATACCAATGCTCAGATGATGAAGAGGAAGCAATGGATGAAATACCAAACAAGAAGTTTGTCCCTACATGGGCCAG TAAAAGCTGTGTGGCATTGGCTTTATCATCTTTGCAACATGTAGATCCAAATGTGATATTTCCTCCTGGAAGCTTTTGCAGCTTGGAGAAAG TTCTTTTGCCCAGAAGAATACtacaaaagtaa